Genomic window (Candidatus Microthrix parvicella Bio17-1):
GTCGGAGTGCCCCTGGCTGAGGCCCCTACCCCAGAACGAGTAGGTGGCACCCTCGGGCAGGATCGCCTCACCGATCAGCCGATTGATCGAGAACAGGCCGGGGTCCCATCCGGTGGAGATCACCGCGGTGGTGTTGTTGTCCCTGGCGGGCGCATCGACCGACGCGAAGTACTCGGGGATCCTGGCATGGGTGTCGTAGCTGTCGACGATGTTGAACATCGAGGCCAGCAACGGCCCCTGCACCGGCAGGTCCTCCTTCGAACCGCCACAGCACAACATGACGTCGACCAAGACCTGGAGGTCGGCGACGTCGTCGAGGTGCACCACCGGGGTCTCCGGGTTGGCCGGCGTCACCGTGGCCGGGTCCCGCCGGGTGACCACAGCCACCAGCTCCAGGTCGGGGCTTTGGCTGATCGCCGCCTCCGCCCCCCGCCCGAGGTTGCCGTAGCCGGTGATTGCGATCCTGATCGGAATGCTCATGGTCATCCATCATGCGGGCCGACCGACCTCCGCTCCCAACCGGCGTCCGATCGAGCTGCGGGTCACTAGGATCGGTCGACCGACGGCGACACGCACGACTCAAGGGGATTCATGTCCGACCTGCATCACGACCACCTCTACATCGGCGGAAACTGGGTGGCGCCCGCCACCGACGGTCGCATCTCGGTGATCTCGCCCATGACCGAACAGGAGCTGGGGTCCACCCCGGAGGGGGCGCCCGCCGACATCGACGCTGCGGTCACCGCCGCCCGTGGTGCACTCGACGGCGACTGGGGCCGCTCGACCGCCGCCGAGCGGGCCGACGTGATCGACCGGCTCTATGCGCTCTTTCTGGAACGGTCCGACGACCTGGCCAACCTGATCACCGCCGAGGTGGGCAGCCCACTGCTGTTCAGCCACTTCGGCCAGGTGGGTGCCACCGGCATGGCGCTCGACTACTTCGCCAAGCTGACCCGAAGCTTCGCCTTCGAGGAGGTGCGCGACGGCATGATGGGCCCGGCCCTCGTGCGCCACGAGCCGGTGGGCGTCTGCGCCGGCATCGTGCCGTGGAACGTGCCGCTGTTCATCTCGATGCTCAAGCTGGCCCCGGCGCTGGCCAGCGGATCGACGATCGTGCTCAAGCCCGCCCCGGAGACGCCGCTAAGCGCCAACGCCCTCGCCCAGATGTGCATCGACGCCGGGGTGCCCGATGGGGTGGTCAACATCGTCCCGGCCGGACGGGAGACCGGCCAGCACCTGGTGACCCACCCCGACGTCGACAAGGTCAGCTTCACCGGCTCGACCGCGGCCGGTCGCAAGATCGGCGCCGCCTGCGGCGAACTGCTCCGCCGGGTCACCCTCGAGCTCGGCGGCAAGTCCGCCGCCATCATCTGCGATGACGCCGATCTCGACGCGATCATGCCCGAGCTGATCGCCGCTTCGACGATGAACAACGGCCAGGCGTGTGTGGCCCAGACCCGCATCCTCGCCACCCGCAACCGCTACGACGAGGTCGTCGAGGCGCTGACCGAAGCGGTCGCCGCCATTCCCGTTGGTGACCCGGCCAACATGGAAACCGGCTGCGGACCGCTGATCGCCGAACGCCAGCGCGAGCGGGTGGAGGGCTACATCCAGGCCGGACGCGACGAGGGTGCCCGCGTCACCACCGGCGGCGGCCGCCCCGAAGGTCTCGACCGCGGCTGGTTCGTCGAGCCCACCGTGTTTGCCGACGTCGACAACTCGATGCGCATCGCCCAGGAGGAGATCTTCGGCCCGGTGTTGGCGGTCATTGCCGTCGACGATGCCGACGACGCCGTGCGGGTGGCCAACGACTCGGCGTACGGCCTCTCGGGCACCGTGTGGACCGCCGACGCCGACGCGGGCCTCGACATCGCCCGCAAGGTTCGCACCGGCACCTACACGGTCAACGGGTTCGCCATGGAGTGGGGTGCGCCATTCGGCGGCTTCAAGGACTCCGGGGTCGGACGGGAGCTTGGCCCCGA
Coding sequences:
- a CDS encoding aldehyde dehydrogenase, translated to MSDLHHDHLYIGGNWVAPATDGRISVISPMTEQELGSTPEGAPADIDAAVTAARGALDGDWGRSTAAERADVIDRLYALFLERSDDLANLITAEVGSPLLFSHFGQVGATGMALDYFAKLTRSFAFEEVRDGMMGPALVRHEPVGVCAGIVPWNVPLFISMLKLAPALASGSTIVLKPAPETPLSANALAQMCIDAGVPDGVVNIVPAGRETGQHLVTHPDVDKVSFTGSTAAGRKIGAACGELLRRVTLELGGKSAAIICDDADLDAIMPELIAASTMNNGQACVAQTRILATRNRYDEVVEALTEAVAAIPVGDPANMETGCGPLIAERQRERVEGYIQAGRDEGARVTTGGGRPEGLDRGWFVEPTVFADVDNSMRIAQEEIFGPVLAVIAVDDADDAVRVANDSAYGLSGTVWTADADAGLDIARKVRTGTYTVNGFAMEWGAPFGGFKDSGVGRELGPEGLAAYLESKTINLPAGTEPTLAY